In one Neobacillus sp. WH10 genomic region, the following are encoded:
- a CDS encoding Ger(x)C family spore germination protein, whose protein sequence is MSKILIRKKLLIVFASVFLLTGCWDTREVEHVWYINALGIDFQDNQYVLYPQFINFSTFAKLETTLRTPQPIFIGKGSGELLDHSAFDFYKTAQQQVSWEHIKTIVFSENVLKNGDIRQIDEFLARFFQFRNTMWVFGTKEPIQNVLATGTILNLSPLYTVTNIPNEMTKNYSIFSPLKFFKFRAYLYEPGMTTQIPFLSITKKKWKSNKKDFPLLKYSGSAFVASKRYKGYLSEKDLPGLKWTDKSFNRVPMLLKKDGKPVTEVVMKKSKVHTQASIKNNEPHFRMKLNVEGDIFQVVKFLPVKTIEKIAEQALKKEVEGTYTNGLKKGIDVYQLSQTLYRNNVGAWKKVEKNGAIPLSPTSLDVEVKVKIMTSGQWKSTNLQKPFSREQ, encoded by the coding sequence ATGAGTAAAATTCTAATTCGAAAAAAGCTGCTTATTGTATTTGCTTCTGTTTTTTTGTTAACCGGATGTTGGGATACTCGAGAAGTGGAGCATGTATGGTACATAAATGCCTTAGGGATTGACTTTCAAGACAATCAATACGTGCTCTACCCTCAATTTATCAATTTTTCAACTTTTGCAAAACTAGAAACTACACTTCGTACACCACAGCCAATTTTTATTGGAAAAGGAAGCGGGGAGCTTTTAGATCATTCAGCGTTCGATTTTTATAAAACGGCCCAACAACAAGTGTCTTGGGAGCATATTAAAACCATCGTATTTTCTGAAAATGTACTGAAAAATGGAGATATCCGACAAATTGATGAATTCTTAGCGCGTTTCTTTCAGTTTAGAAATACAATGTGGGTGTTTGGAACAAAGGAGCCGATTCAGAATGTATTGGCAACCGGGACCATCCTAAATCTCTCACCCCTTTATACCGTAACGAATATCCCAAATGAAATGACAAAAAATTATTCCATTTTTAGTCCTTTGAAGTTTTTCAAATTTCGTGCCTATCTTTATGAGCCTGGGATGACTACTCAAATACCTTTCTTATCTATTACGAAAAAAAAATGGAAATCAAACAAAAAGGATTTTCCCCTGCTCAAGTATAGCGGGTCGGCTTTTGTAGCATCGAAACGCTATAAAGGGTACTTGTCAGAGAAGGACTTACCAGGCTTAAAATGGACGGACAAGTCTTTTAACCGAGTACCAATGCTATTAAAAAAAGATGGGAAGCCAGTTACGGAAGTTGTAATGAAAAAATCAAAAGTCCATACACAAGCTTCCATAAAAAACAATGAACCACATTTTAGGATGAAGCTGAACGTTGAAGGAGATATTTTTCAGGTTGTAAAATTTTTGCCTGTGAAAACTATAGAAAAAATAGCAGAACAAGCACTTAAAAAGGAAGTCGAAGGGACCTATACAAATGGGTTAAAAAAAGGAATTGATGTATATCAGCTTTCACAAACACTTTATCGTAATAATGTAGGAGCCTGGAAAAAAGTCGAAAAAAATGGCGCTATCCCTCTTTCGCCAACATCCTTAGATGTAGAGGTAAAAGTGAAAATTATGACGAGCGGTCAATGGAAGTCCACCAATTTGCAAAAACCCTTCTCTCGGGAACAATAA